Proteins encoded in a region of the Streptomyces violaceoruber genome:
- a CDS encoding endonuclease/exonuclease/phosphatase family protein gives MFRRTLPVLAAAVGLAAAAAGPATADDVPADRLPGHRVLDVMTFNIHHAQGTDDVLDLPRVANVIRKSGADVVGLQEVDKHYSARSDWADQPAELAELLGYHVVFGANIDNSPPAPGGHRVQYGTAILSRYPITASDNTWLYKSPGQEQRGLLHATLDVHGRKVEFYNTHLAAGSQADRLQQTAQVVDLIGTRKPGILVGDFNALPAAPESQPLQNAYTDAWAKSLHARGDGATYPAQSPTERIDLIYATRRVTPLVAQVLKDDPAASDHRPLLSKVLVKP, from the coding sequence ATGTTCCGCCGGACCCTGCCCGTCCTCGCCGCCGCCGTCGGGCTCGCCGCCGCAGCCGCCGGTCCCGCCACTGCTGACGACGTCCCCGCCGACCGGCTGCCCGGCCACCGTGTCCTGGACGTCATGACGTTCAACATCCATCACGCCCAGGGCACCGACGACGTCCTCGACCTGCCGCGCGTGGCGAACGTCATCCGGAAGAGCGGCGCAGATGTGGTCGGCCTCCAGGAGGTCGACAAGCACTACTCGGCGCGCAGCGACTGGGCGGACCAGCCGGCGGAGTTGGCGGAGTTGCTGGGTTACCACGTCGTCTTCGGCGCCAACATCGACAACAGCCCGCCCGCGCCCGGCGGCCACCGCGTGCAGTACGGCACCGCGATCCTTTCGCGCTACCCCATCACCGCCTCGGACAACACCTGGCTGTACAAGTCGCCGGGCCAGGAACAGCGCGGTCTGCTGCATGCCACGCTCGACGTCCACGGCAGGAAGGTGGAGTTCTACAACACGCATCTGGCCGCCGGCTCACAGGCCGACCGCCTGCAGCAGACGGCTCAGGTGGTGGATCTGATCGGCACGAGGAAGCCGGGGATCCTTGTGGGCGATTTCAACGCGCTGCCGGCCGCTCCCGAGTCGCAGCCGCTGCAGAATGCGTACACCGATGCGTGGGCCAAGTCCCTGCACGCGCGTGGGGACGGGGCAACCTACCCCGCTCAGTCGCCGACTGAGCGCATCGATCTCATCTACGCGACCCGCAGGGTGACGCCCCTGGTCGCTCAGGTCCTCAAGGACGACCCGGCGGCCTCGGACCACCGTCCGCTCCTCAGCAAGGTGCTCGTCAAGCCGTAG
- a CDS encoding beta-ketoacyl synthase N-terminal-like domain-containing protein, whose product MRFEPIAIVGRGCVLPGALDPDGFWENVAAGRTSLTAAREGRWRLPRHRVMGTVDDHLDRTWTDIGGYVEGFESVFDPEGFLLPPERIATLDPLFHWVLYGVRQALTEAGRTTPLRRGGLILGNLSYPTPTGAAFAEHVWLSAQRPQLREALLTGGRHPRPDARNRFSSGLPALLAARALGLGAGAWSLDAACASSLYAIKLACDRLHDGTADLMVAGAASRPDPLYLHVGFCGLSATSRTGRSRPFDRDADGLVHGEGAGFVALTRLSDARAAGLPVFGVIRGVGLSNDGRGSGLISPSEEGQVRAMRLAYEVAGVAPESVSLVECHATGTPVGDAVEARGMARVFGASDDVPIGSAKSNIGHLLASAGVAGLLKVLGAMRAGVRPATLGARRPLDALSGTPLRVLDTAEQWAGPRRAAVSAFGFGGTNAHLLLDDPDDAPPPSVPRPAYGPRPTARRAAPADGAPQDPVPGPDAPDTPAAAADSGAPGDRTPGACAVPVAIVAIGARVGEGTSVEDLRRAVLGGERRGPVAEIAVQLTGLCFPPLALERTVRHQLLVLEAAREAARTVNLPRERTMVVIGTGVDPEVARAGARWRIPHWLEESGVPVTAASADLARDAFTPPMTAEGVVGSMPNLAANRISTQLDLAGPSFTVSAEEASGLVALEAAARALRSGEVDAALVGATDLSCEAVHRAAVRESAPGVEPGDAAVVVVLKLLDAARRDGDTVVAVLDEEAGGEPDMVIGDGPDAGFDPASAFGRAHAASGLVSVAVAALSLQHRVVPRPDASADTTAVTHTARAVAVPVEGPAMSVRLRAGDPRPWLPGPAPRLRVFSGADRAQVLAALEAGTESSAGPARLALVADGGTAWAERREAARRWLAEGGARPADVLYRDAPVGGETAFVYTNGSAAYPGMGHALTLACPALGESVRAGHRAIGTRLRSGRGPGVLDQIWSVAELAVFHTVFSREVLGLRPDAAIGYSSGESTALVALGAWPDASGLYEATRESGLFTTELTGELRAVRRYWRQRGIGGDRWSSYLVAAPLEAVRAELAGERAVHLMAVNAPGVCVVGGESKACAAVVTRLGVDRAIELDYDMAAHAPELAEVREVWREAHRRPTVEVPGVRFYSGATGRAYRPTTERAAEALTAQGLGTIDFAATIERAWADGVRVFVEHGPRKLCTGWIKRVLGDREFVAVALDAPDDTGLRNLCLAVGELVVAGVPVRADALTARLEEAATGLPAPGPAVTVAVPLTPCLPPLEPAVTVLPRAPELAPVPAERPAPGERPGAPVAAGPAAAVGPVARLSDPASPAPGSPGVAGTVARQSRRAALVHEEIMAAHAEAHRRFLHVSALAVTALTAGGRADAGRAAVSLPPGGVASVPASAALPVRPPCAPPVPVRPRGPVPAPRPGTAPAAVPVPGAKPVFDRAQLEHLASGEISTLFGPRFAEQDRYAVQTRMPGPPMLFADRVTAIDAVPAALVLPGPVRTDGRIWTETDVLTDSWYLDATGRMPAGVLIEAGQADLLLLSWLGADLLNRGERAYRLLGCEVTFHGGPPRPGDTLCFEIHVDGHAEAGGVRLAFFHYDCYVDGELRLSVREGQAGFFTPAELATSGGVRWDPAEHAPGDDLPFDPPAVRCERSHFGTDRVRALAQGSPAECFGQGWEATAAHVRTPLLDGERLRLLDEVTVFDPVGGPWGRGYLRAETAVSPDDWFFTGHFKNDPCMPGTLMLQGGLQAMAFYLTASGHTVDRDGWRFEPVDTQPSRTKCRGQATPESRRIVYELFVRGVSAGPVPTLHADVLGSVDGRKAFLGRGMALRLVPDWPLSQWRDSGPPAVQEDGAPVPPPRLGGLSGHREAKAVAVAADGFRFDYASLLACAWGRPSEAFGTMYEPFDGTRRVARLPGPPYHFMSRIVSVDGVQGGMREGSVVVAEYDVPERAWYFEQNPSRCMPLAVLMEVALQPCGWLASYAGSATTSEQDLLFRNLDGVKTVTGEVTAGTRTIRTRAELTRVSRSGDMIIESFRVVCTADDAPLAELTTVFGYFPRSAFDDQQGLPVPAEERARLDEPCNRVVDLTARPARYCAGEPRLPGRMLLMLDRVTGSWPEGGTAGLGRLRSEKDVHPDAWFFRAHFFQDPVQPGSLGVEAMCQLLQYHLIEGGAADGIAHPRFEPVLPGRETVWTYRGQITPANRLIRVDMDIVETGTDARGPYAVADATLWGDDTCIYRVRGLGMRVVSGPPPVR is encoded by the coding sequence ATGCGTTTCGAACCGATCGCCATCGTCGGCCGGGGCTGTGTCCTGCCCGGCGCACTGGACCCGGACGGGTTCTGGGAGAACGTCGCCGCCGGGCGTACGAGTCTGACGGCGGCCCGGGAAGGCCGGTGGCGGCTGCCGCGCCACCGGGTCATGGGCACGGTGGACGACCACCTCGACCGCACCTGGACCGACATCGGGGGGTACGTCGAGGGATTCGAATCCGTCTTCGACCCGGAAGGCTTCCTCCTCCCCCCGGAGCGGATCGCGACGCTGGACCCGCTCTTCCACTGGGTGCTCTACGGGGTACGGCAGGCACTCACGGAAGCGGGCCGCACCACACCGCTGCGGCGCGGCGGGCTGATCCTGGGCAACCTGTCGTACCCCACCCCCACCGGGGCGGCCTTCGCCGAACACGTCTGGCTGTCGGCGCAGCGCCCTCAGCTCCGCGAAGCGCTGCTGACGGGTGGACGCCACCCCCGCCCCGATGCCCGCAACCGCTTCTCCTCCGGCCTCCCGGCCCTGCTCGCGGCCCGCGCGCTCGGGCTCGGGGCCGGGGCGTGGTCCCTCGACGCGGCCTGCGCCTCCTCGCTGTACGCGATCAAGCTGGCGTGCGACCGCCTGCACGACGGCACGGCCGACCTGATGGTGGCCGGTGCGGCCAGCCGGCCCGACCCTCTCTACCTGCACGTGGGGTTCTGCGGGCTGTCCGCGACGAGCCGCACGGGGCGCAGCCGCCCCTTCGACCGGGACGCCGACGGGCTGGTGCACGGTGAGGGCGCCGGGTTCGTCGCCCTGACGCGGCTCTCCGACGCCCGCGCGGCGGGGCTCCCCGTGTTCGGCGTGATCCGCGGGGTGGGGCTGTCCAACGACGGGCGGGGGTCCGGTCTGATCAGCCCGTCCGAGGAGGGCCAGGTGCGGGCGATGCGCCTGGCGTACGAGGTGGCGGGCGTCGCACCCGAGTCGGTGTCGCTCGTCGAGTGCCATGCGACGGGAACCCCGGTCGGCGACGCGGTGGAGGCACGGGGCATGGCCCGGGTCTTCGGGGCCTCCGACGACGTGCCGATCGGTTCGGCGAAGTCGAACATCGGGCATCTGCTGGCCTCGGCGGGCGTGGCGGGCCTGCTGAAGGTGCTGGGTGCGATGCGCGCCGGGGTGCGCCCGGCGACACTCGGCGCGCGCCGGCCGCTGGACGCCCTGTCGGGCACGCCGCTGCGCGTGCTGGACACGGCGGAGCAGTGGGCGGGACCCCGCAGGGCGGCGGTCAGCGCGTTCGGGTTCGGCGGGACCAACGCCCACCTGCTCCTCGACGACCCGGACGACGCTCCCCCGCCCTCCGTGCCCCGGCCGGCGTACGGACCGCGGCCCACCGCGCGGCGGGCCGCACCGGCGGACGGGGCACCCCAGGACCCGGTGCCGGGACCCGACGCGCCGGACACCCCGGCCGCGGCGGCCGACAGCGGTGCGCCGGGCGACCGTACGCCCGGGGCATGCGCGGTACCCGTGGCGATCGTCGCCATCGGGGCGCGGGTCGGGGAGGGAACGTCGGTCGAGGACCTCCGCCGGGCGGTGCTGGGCGGTGAACGGCGCGGCCCGGTCGCGGAGATCGCCGTGCAGCTGACGGGCCTGTGCTTCCCCCCGCTGGCCCTGGAGCGGACCGTACGCCATCAGCTCCTGGTGCTGGAGGCCGCCCGGGAGGCCGCCCGGACGGTGAACCTGCCCCGGGAGCGGACCATGGTGGTCATCGGTACCGGCGTGGACCCGGAGGTGGCCCGGGCGGGCGCGCGCTGGCGGATTCCCCACTGGCTGGAGGAGTCGGGTGTGCCCGTCACCGCGGCGTCGGCGGACCTCGCCCGGGACGCCTTCACCCCGCCCATGACGGCGGAGGGGGTGGTGGGCAGCATGCCGAACCTGGCGGCGAACCGCATCAGCACCCAACTGGACCTGGCGGGACCGAGTTTCACGGTGTCCGCCGAGGAGGCGTCCGGGCTGGTGGCGCTGGAGGCCGCGGCCCGCGCCCTGCGGTCGGGGGAGGTCGACGCCGCACTCGTCGGCGCCACCGACCTGTCCTGCGAAGCGGTCCACCGGGCCGCCGTGCGGGAGTCCGCTCCCGGCGTGGAGCCCGGTGACGCGGCGGTCGTCGTGGTCCTCAAGCTGCTGGACGCCGCCCGCCGGGACGGGGACACCGTCGTCGCGGTGCTGGACGAGGAAGCCGGCGGCGAACCCGACATGGTCATCGGCGACGGCCCGGACGCGGGATTCGATCCGGCCTCCGCCTTCGGGCGCGCCCATGCGGCGTCCGGGCTGGTGTCCGTCGCCGTCGCGGCGCTCTCGCTCCAGCACCGCGTGGTCCCCCGCCCCGACGCGTCCGCCGACACGACGGCCGTCACCCACACCGCGCGGGCCGTCGCCGTACCGGTTGAGGGGCCGGCCATGAGCGTCCGGCTGCGCGCCGGGGATCCCCGGCCGTGGCTGCCGGGACCCGCCCCGCGCCTGCGCGTCTTCTCCGGGGCGGACCGCGCTCAGGTGCTGGCCGCACTGGAGGCCGGGACCGAGTCCTCGGCGGGCCCGGCCCGGCTGGCTCTCGTGGCGGACGGCGGCACCGCCTGGGCGGAGCGCCGCGAAGCGGCCCGTCGCTGGCTGGCGGAGGGCGGGGCCCGCCCGGCGGATGTCCTGTACCGGGACGCGCCGGTCGGCGGCGAGACCGCCTTCGTGTACACCAACGGCTCGGCCGCGTACCCCGGGATGGGCCACGCGCTGACGCTGGCGTGCCCGGCGCTGGGCGAGAGCGTCCGTGCGGGGCACCGGGCGATCGGGACGCGGCTGCGCTCCGGGAGGGGGCCCGGCGTGCTCGACCAGATCTGGTCCGTCGCCGAACTGGCGGTCTTCCACACCGTGTTCAGCCGTGAGGTGCTGGGCCTGCGGCCGGACGCCGCGATCGGCTACTCCTCGGGCGAGTCGACGGCACTGGTCGCGCTGGGCGCGTGGCCGGACGCCTCGGGGCTGTACGAGGCGACGCGGGAGAGCGGGCTGTTCACCACGGAGCTCACGGGTGAGCTGCGGGCGGTGCGGCGCTACTGGCGGCAGCGCGGAATCGGCGGCGACCGCTGGTCGAGCTATCTGGTCGCCGCGCCTCTGGAGGCCGTCCGCGCAGAGCTCGCCGGGGAGCGGGCGGTCCATCTGATGGCGGTGAACGCGCCGGGGGTCTGCGTCGTCGGCGGCGAGTCCAAGGCATGCGCGGCCGTGGTCACCCGGCTGGGCGTGGACCGGGCCATCGAGCTGGACTACGACATGGCTGCCCACGCCCCGGAGTTGGCGGAGGTCCGCGAGGTGTGGCGCGAGGCCCACCGCCGCCCCACGGTCGAGGTGCCGGGGGTCCGGTTCTACAGCGGGGCCACCGGCCGGGCGTACCGTCCGACGACTGAGCGGGCCGCCGAAGCGCTCACCGCTCAGGGTCTGGGCACGATCGACTTCGCGGCGACGATCGAGCGGGCGTGGGCGGACGGTGTCCGCGTCTTCGTGGAGCACGGGCCCCGGAAGCTGTGCACCGGCTGGATCAAGCGGGTCCTCGGGGACCGGGAGTTCGTGGCCGTCGCGCTGGACGCCCCGGACGACACCGGGCTGCGGAATCTGTGCCTGGCCGTCGGCGAACTCGTGGTGGCCGGGGTGCCGGTGCGGGCCGACGCGTTGACCGCCCGGCTCGAGGAGGCCGCCACCGGTCTCCCAGCCCCCGGACCAGCCGTCACCGTTGCCGTACCCCTCACGCCCTGCCTGCCGCCCCTCGAGCCCGCCGTGACCGTTCTGCCCCGGGCCCCCGAGCTGGCGCCGGTGCCGGCGGAGCGGCCCGCTCCCGGGGAACGGCCCGGTGCCCCGGTTGCCGCCGGGCCCGCCGCCGCGGTGGGGCCGGTGGCCCGGCTGTCCGACCCGGCGTCCCCGGCGCCGGGGTCGCCGGGGGTCGCGGGCACGGTCGCCCGGCAGAGCCGGCGGGCCGCCCTGGTGCACGAGGAGATCATGGCCGCGCACGCGGAGGCCCACCGGCGGTTCCTGCATGTGTCCGCGCTGGCCGTCACGGCGCTGACGGCGGGCGGCAGGGCGGACGCCGGACGCGCGGCGGTTTCCCTGCCCCCGGGGGGCGTTGCCTCCGTTCCGGCGTCCGCCGCCCTCCCCGTACGACCGCCGTGCGCCCCGCCCGTCCCCGTGCGGCCGCGGGGCCCGGTACCGGCCCCGCGCCCCGGCACGGCTCCGGCTGCGGTCCCCGTCCCGGGGGCGAAGCCGGTGTTCGATCGGGCCCAGTTGGAGCACCTCGCCTCCGGGGAGATCTCCACGCTGTTCGGTCCGCGCTTCGCCGAGCAGGACCGGTACGCGGTGCAGACCCGGATGCCCGGACCACCCATGCTCTTCGCCGACCGGGTCACCGCCATCGACGCGGTGCCCGCGGCGCTCGTCCTGCCGGGGCCGGTCCGCACGGACGGGCGGATCTGGACGGAGACCGACGTCCTGACCGACAGCTGGTACCTGGACGCGACGGGACGCATGCCGGCCGGCGTGCTGATCGAGGCGGGACAGGCCGATCTGCTGCTGCTCAGCTGGCTGGGGGCGGACCTGCTCAACCGGGGCGAGCGCGCCTACCGCCTGCTCGGCTGCGAGGTGACGTTCCATGGCGGCCCGCCCCGCCCCGGCGACACCCTGTGCTTCGAGATCCATGTGGACGGCCACGCCGAGGCGGGCGGGGTCCGGCTGGCCTTCTTCCACTACGACTGCTACGTGGACGGCGAGTTGCGGCTCAGCGTCCGCGAGGGCCAAGCCGGCTTCTTCACCCCGGCCGAACTGGCCACCAGCGGCGGGGTGCGCTGGGACCCGGCCGAGCACGCTCCCGGCGACGACCTTCCGTTCGACCCTCCGGCCGTACGCTGCGAGCGGAGCCACTTCGGCACGGACCGGGTGCGGGCCCTGGCGCAGGGGTCGCCCGCGGAGTGCTTCGGGCAGGGCTGGGAGGCGACGGCAGCCCATGTGCGGACTCCCCTGCTCGACGGGGAGCGGCTGCGTCTGCTGGACGAGGTCACGGTGTTCGACCCCGTCGGCGGACCGTGGGGCCGGGGGTATCTGCGCGCCGAGACGGCGGTGTCCCCGGACGACTGGTTCTTCACCGGCCACTTCAAGAACGACCCCTGCATGCCGGGCACCCTGATGCTCCAGGGCGGTCTCCAGGCCATGGCCTTCTATCTGACGGCCTCGGGCCACACCGTCGACCGGGACGGCTGGCGTTTCGAACCGGTCGACACCCAGCCGTCCCGGACCAAGTGCCGGGGCCAGGCGACCCCGGAGTCCCGGAGGATCGTCTACGAGCTGTTCGTCCGGGGTGTCTCGGCCGGGCCGGTGCCGACGCTCCACGCCGATGTCCTCGGGTCGGTGGACGGCAGGAAGGCGTTCCTGGGGCGCGGCATGGCACTCCGGCTGGTGCCCGACTGGCCGTTGTCGCAGTGGCGGGACTCGGGCCCGCCCGCCGTGCAGGAGGACGGAGCGCCAGTGCCGCCGCCACGGCTCGGCGGGCTGTCCGGGCACCGGGAGGCAAAGGCGGTGGCCGTCGCGGCCGACGGATTCCGCTTCGACTACGCGTCGTTGCTGGCATGCGCCTGGGGCAGGCCCAGCGAGGCGTTCGGCACCATGTACGAGCCCTTCGACGGCACTCGCAGGGTCGCAAGGCTCCCCGGGCCGCCCTACCACTTCATGAGCCGCATCGTCTCGGTGGACGGCGTCCAGGGCGGCATGCGAGAGGGCAGCGTCGTCGTCGCCGAGTACGACGTACCGGAACGGGCGTGGTACTTCGAGCAGAACCCGTCCCGGTGCATGCCGCTCGCGGTCCTCATGGAGGTCGCGCTGCAGCCCTGCGGGTGGCTGGCCTCGTACGCCGGCAGCGCGACGACCAGCGAGCAGGATCTGCTGTTCCGCAATCTGGACGGAGTGAAGACGGTCACCGGCGAGGTCACCGCCGGGACGCGAACGATCCGCACCCGGGCCGAACTGACCCGTGTCTCGCGCAGCGGGGACATGATCATCGAGTCGTTCCGGGTGGTGTGCACGGCCGACGACGCGCCCCTCGCCGAACTCACCACGGTCTTCGGCTACTTCCCCCGGTCGGCGTTCGACGACCAGCAGGGGCTGCCGGTCCCGGCCGAGGAGCGCGCCCGTCTCGACGAGCCCTGCAACCGAGTGGTCGACCTGACCGCCCGCCCCGCCCGCTACTGCGCCGGGGAGCCGCGCCTGCCGGGCCGCATGCTGCTGATGCTGGACCGGGTCACGGGCTCCTGGCCGGAGGGCGGAACCGCGGGTCTCGGCCGACTGCGGTCGGAGAAGGACGTGCACCCGGACGCCTGGTTCTTCCGGGCCCACTTCTTCCAGGACCCGGTGCAGCCCGGTTCCCTGGGGGTCGAGGCCATGTGCCAGCTGCTCCAGTACCACCTGATCGAAGGCGGCGCGGCGGACGGGATCGCCCACCCCCGGTTCGAACCGGTGCTGCCCGGCCGGGAGACGGTGTGGACCTACCGGGGCCAGATCACCCCCGCCAACCGGCTGATCCGGGTGGACATGGACATCGTGGAGACCGGTACGGACGCACGCGGGCCCTATGCCGTTGCGGACGCGACGCTGTGGGGCGACGACACGTGCATCTACCGGGTGCGGGGGCTGGGGATGCGGGTGGTGTCGGGCCCCCCGCCCGTGCGGTGA
- a CDS encoding MBL fold metallo-hydrolase, translated as MNQINAARPDAPVRDEAVPSRYALKVGDIDVTVISDGVLAINPATLATNADKAELSAWLRDNFLPPEVIDYPLNVSVVRSGDRTILIDSGLGTEFPGFPRAGQLAMRLDAAGIDPASVTDVVLTHLHMDHIGGLLVEGLRGRLRKDLRVHLAAAEAEFWQAPDFSRTAMPAPVPETLVTTAARFLDVYRGQLRPFETEFEVAPGVRIERTGGHTPGHSIVRLESGGERLTFAGDAVFQCGFDQPGWYNGFEHDPEESARVRMALLKEMAASGEHLMASHLPFPSVCHVATAGNAFRFVPTVWDY; from the coding sequence ATGAACCAGATCAACGCCGCACGCCCGGACGCACCGGTGAGGGACGAGGCAGTTCCGTCGCGCTACGCGCTGAAGGTCGGCGACATCGATGTCACGGTGATCAGCGACGGGGTGCTGGCGATCAACCCTGCGACGCTGGCCACCAATGCCGACAAGGCCGAGCTGTCGGCCTGGCTCCGTGACAACTTCCTGCCGCCCGAGGTGATCGACTACCCGCTGAACGTTTCCGTGGTCCGGAGTGGGGACCGGACCATCCTCATCGACTCCGGGCTGGGTACGGAGTTCCCGGGCTTTCCCCGGGCCGGGCAGTTGGCCATGCGGCTGGACGCCGCCGGGATCGATCCCGCGTCCGTGACCGACGTGGTGCTCACCCACTTGCACATGGACCACATCGGGGGGCTGCTCGTCGAGGGCCTGAGGGGCCGACTGCGCAAGGACCTCCGGGTCCATCTGGCCGCCGCCGAGGCCGAGTTCTGGCAGGCGCCGGACTTCTCCCGCACCGCCATGCCGGCGCCGGTGCCCGAGACGCTCGTCACGACCGCCGCGCGGTTCCTGGATGTCTACCGCGGCCAGTTGCGCCCCTTCGAGACCGAGTTCGAGGTGGCGCCCGGCGTACGGATCGAGCGCACCGGCGGTCACACTCCCGGTCACAGCATCGTCCGCCTGGAATCGGGCGGAGAGCGGCTGACGTTCGCCGGTGACGCTGTGTTCCAGTGCGGGTTCGACCAGCCCGGCTGGTACAACGGCTTCGAACACGACCCCGAGGAGTCGGCTCGGGTCCGGATGGCTCTGCTGAAGGAGATGGCGGCGAGCGGTGAGCATCTGATGGCCAGCCACCTGCCGTTCCCGTCCGTCTGCCACGTGGCGACCGCCGGCAACGCCTTCCGTTTCGTGCCGACGGTCTGGGACTACTGA